TACGTGCAGTAATAcacgtaatatataattcaaggAATgatcaaaatatgaaaatgataaaaatatgactgTTATATTCTTTTAGCATGATTGCCTAAAGCAGAATATGAATTTACCTTCCCAAGGTCAGTAAAAATTGCGCCTTTGCAATGCGTTTGTCGCGAATCATGTCATATCGAACCCGTGCTCTCTTTACATTAAGCCCTTCCGTCAatcttacaatatttatttcctgATCGGTGATCAGACCACTTAGATGATCTGCAAAAGTTAAATTGCACAAATGTATTTTACGCGATAGTGTACAAAAGCTGTAGCAATAATAAGCAATACTTACGAAGGAAATTCCAAATGTTGGGATGAATTCCACCAAATTTgcgtaaaattgcaaaatgaaaactttccacaaaattatttgttcgtATAGACGTATCAAAGACAGAGACTTTATCTTTTATTGGAAGCCAAGTACGTCtcaaatacataataaaatgcaaCACAGCGGGATATTCCGCCGACATCATATCAGCTTCTTCTTGGATTATTTGTAATCCTTCCTCGAATGCATCAATCGGAGATAATGGTAAAGCCATAGTGAGACCGAGAACCTTCCTTGGGGCTGTTGTTAATCCTAAGGCTTTCCAACGTCTTAATACAGCCTAcacgaaaaatattgaatataaattagcaAGAGAATTGGAAAAAGTTTCCAAGATTTcgttttcgttaaaaattctACCTGATTAAAATGAAACCAGCAGCCGATTATTCGCGATTCCGGAAAAATCTGTTTTGCGATCGTCATTGCCGCGCGTTCATAATCGCTCATGACTAATTCTACTTGTTGTAACGCATTTGGACACAGCTCTTTCACTTTTTGCCAAATTGCGTTATACAAACCCATTGTGCGTTTTTCGCACAATACAAAGAGGACTGCTATACCCTGAAATAAACAGATGTACCAAATGAAATccctaataaaaataaaatatttgataattcaTATTTCACCTGAAATGTGCCAGTTATGAGGATTCATAAAtagtttatgaaatattaaagaaaaatacattggAACATTTAAAGTGTGAAATGCTATAAATATACTTGCACATCTCATTTTCGTCAAGAATAACACgcgaacattttatttatgtgtaaaGAAATTGACAgttgttattaacaattttatttcatgagataaaaatatgggAAACAGTAATTTATGCAATCATGAATCAATTCAAAAccttcacaatttttatttaaagaggAAATATTAAGTTAGTATCttcagttttaatattaatttcttatgaaTGCGTTAGAGTTATAAATTACGGATTAGAGCAGAATAACTTTGGCTAATATGTtctaattcaattttcaatgataaatcaagaaaaatctttttctttaatattttttatttaattattttcgaatttagattttaaaaatatatttaataattttgtattactgCAGTAGTTATATAGTAATTAGTGATTAAAtgacgttatatatatataaatgttactgtaaattcgtatttttaaaaatatgtatactcTCACTTATAACTTACCATGTCCATATAGCGTGCGTGAATGGTGTATAATTGCGCAAAGGATGGCTCTCTGGGAATTacctacaaataaaaatacaattttttgttaattataacaaaatttagcATTTTTATGTCACATCTTTTTATACTATGCATTATTCATGTTAAGTCTGAAATATTACTCACCGAAAATGTACcatctatataaatttctgttgCTGTTACTAAGGTATTTAGTAGAACGTCACTTGTAAATATAACTGCTTTATAACCCTCATCTGATGTCACCGTGCCCTTAAAGATATGTTGAACTGGttgataatttgataatattaaatcaaattcgGTAATGGTTTGCGGCAATTCCAGCTTTCGACGTTTTTGCTCCCTATTGAGAAGGCTTCTCACAACGGGATAAGATATCTTTGCAGCCGCTACTGGATTTCtgtgaaaataaaagcaaatgttaatcatattatatacacatgtgccaaaaatttaattgtaatatattacaagattaatgtgttataatttctaatatttatctattttctaaggtaaataaattttattatgtttttattattataataaaataacaaagtaatgctaaattataaattgttcattcaatgtttatttatattccaaATAACATATGTTTGTTTCATAAACGTTTTCGAATCCATCAAAtggttttacatatataaaacaaacataTGCTATTAGTATGTTAAGTATCATTCTTTTTCTATTGTCATAAAAGTAGTTATAAGTACAATTCAAAAGAGGACTATACAAACTGTTGTATTGTAACTGCTTGTATTGtattgtttgaaattattctttatgttttatgattaaaatgttgtGTTACCTTCGGCACacagtatcaaatatttcttttggcTTCATAGACGTTTCTCGAAACATCTGCAATATTTCTTGCTTTATTTCGATTTGCTGTTGTATTGTCTCATCTGCTGGATGATTGTGTggtgattttaaaatatacgttCCTATTGAATCTCGCATCAATGTCGCGTAGCATTCTAAACTTCGTCGCGATGAACACCGATAAATTCCTTTACATCGCTTATCCATatgatatacataaccatTGTGTACAAATATAGTCGTGCCGACATATTTTCCCGGTAACTCTTCCATAATCACGTAATTAATACATGCAATAAATaggttataaataataaaatacctaTTCAGCGCCTACATACTTTTCTTACCGCGTGGTATGAAAGACATCGCAATcgttttttgttatattgttaTGTAATGATGCCAGCTTGTAGACGCGAATCatgcaaaatgcaaatgaTAAAGATGAGCAACGCGCTTGTTCATTGTGTGCGGTAAGAAAGTGTGTTCAATAGATACTGTGTAATTTATTGGATATTTATTGAGTGTGTTAAATGTATGATTATGAAAGAATTACCGGGGGAACGTGTTGGCACGACTGTATTTGTACACGACGGTTATGTGTATCACATGGACAAGCGAAGCAAAAGAATTTATCGGTGCTCATCGAGGCGAAGATTGGAATGCTACGcgatattaatgttaaatgcagtaggaagatatattttaaagtcaCCACACAATCATCCGGCAAATGAAACAATACAGCAGCAAATCGAAATGAAGCAGGAGATGTTCCAAATGTGTCGAGAAACATTGATGAAgccaaaagaaatatttgatactgtATGCCGAAggtaatataacattttaatcataaagcaTAATAGGTAATCACAACATATATAGCTTGCTCAGTTATCTTTTGAATTGTACTTATAGCTATTTTTGTgacgatgaaaaaaaatgatactcAACATACTGATatcatatatttgtttcataaacGCATTTTCTAAACgcatatacaattatttagaatatgtataaacatagaataaacaatttataatttagcaTTGTTAccttgttattttattacactgaaaaaaatactattgaaTTAATAGGATCAGTGTGTAATTGGCACTATTCAATCGgaaatcttattaattcaaTGAGAGTATTTATGATTCGTTAATATTATCATTGAATTAATAAGATCTCCGATTATAATAGTGCCAATTGCACTGATGCTATTGAttcaatagtatttttttcttagtgtataataataaaaacataataaataaaatttatgaaatagaTTAATATTAGGAactatataacatattaatcttgcaatatattacaattaaatttttggcacatgtgtatataatatgattaacatttgcttttattttcacaGAAATTCAGTAGCGGCTGCAAAGATATCTTATCCCATTGTGAGAAGCCTTCTCAGTAGGGAACAACTACGTCAAAGGCCGGAATTGCCGCAAACCATTACcgaatttgatttaatattatcaaattatcaaCCAGTTCAACATATCTTTAAGGGCACGGTGACATCAGATGAGGGTTATAAAGCAGTTATATTTACAAGTGACGTTCTACTAAATATCTTAGTAACAGCAACTGAAATTTATATGGATGGTACGTTTTCGGTGAGTAATATTTGAGATTTAACATGAATGATGtgtagtataaaaaaaaaagatgggcagaaagataataaattttattataatttgaaagaaaattgtatttttatttgtaggtAATTCCCAGAGTGCCATCCTTTGCGCAATTATACACCATTCACACACGCTATATGGACACGGTAAGTTATAAGTGAgagtatacatatttttaaaaatacgaatTTACAGTAACATTTATTAACGTCATTTAATCACTaactacatataaataatacaaatatatattattaaatataccttaaaatttaaaattcagaagtaatttaataaaaaataatttaaaaaaaagacttcTCTTGATCTATCattcaaaattgaattagAACATACTAGCCAAAGTGCTAGTATTCTGCTCTAATCTGAAATTTATAACTCTAACGtattcgtaaaaaattaatattcaaagtgAAGATACTAACTTAATATTCCCTCTGctctctaaataaaaattgtaaatgtttgtatttgaattgtattttatgaaTGATTACACATAAATTACTTTcccatatttttatttcgtgaaataaaattgttatataataacaacTGTCAATTTCtttacacataaataaaatgttcgcGTGTTATTCTTGACGAAAATGAGATGTGCAAGTATATTTATAGCATTTCACACTTTAAATGTTccaatgtatttttctttaatatttcataaactaTTTATGAATCCTCATAACTGGCACATTTCAGGTGAAATAtgaattatcaaatattttatttttattagggATTTCATTTGGTACATCTGTTTATTTCAGGGTATAGCAGTCCTCTTTGTATTGTGCGAAAAACGCACAATGGGTTTGTATAACGCAATTTGGCAAAAAGTGAAAGAGCTGTGTCCAAATGCGTTACAACAAGTAGAATTAGTCATGAGCGATTATGAACGCGCGGCAATGACGATCGCAAAACAGATTTTTCCGGAATCGCGAATAATCGGCTGCTGGTTTCATTTTAATCAGGTagaatttttaacgaaaacgAAATCTTGGAAACTTTTTCCAATTCTCTtgctaatttatattcaatatttttcgtgTAGGCTGTATTAAGACGTTGGAAAGCCTTAGGATTAACAACAGCCCCAAGGAAGGTTCTCGGTCTCACTATGGCTTTACCATTATCTCCGATTGATGCATTCGAGGAAGGATTACAAATAATCCAAGAAGAAGCTGATATGATGTCGGCGGAATATCCCGCTGTGttgcattttattatgtatttgaGACGTACTTGGCTTCCAATAAAAGATAAAGTCTCTGTCTTTGATACGTCTATacgaacaaataattttgtggaaagttttcattttgcaattttacgcAAATTTGGTGGAATTCATCCCAACATTTGGAATTTCCTTCGTAAGTATTGCTTATTATTGCTACAGCTTTTGTACACTATCGCGTAAAATACATTTGTGCAATTTAACTTTTGCAGATCATCTAAGTGGTCTGATCACCGATcaggaaataaatattgtaagatTGACGGAAGGGCTTAATGTAAAGAGAGCACGGGTTCGATATGACATGATTCGCGACAAACGCATTGCAAAGGCGCAATTTTTACTGACCTTGGGAAGGTAAATTCATATTCTGCTTTAGGCAATCATGCTAAAAGAATATAAcagtcatatttttatcattttcatattttgatcATTccttgaattatatattacgtgTATTACTGCACGTATGTTAAATTactgcataattttttattctttacatatacatatattttatattcatattctaTATTGTTATAGATATTCGTTGAAGGAATTTCTTTTAGCACTGAGCAATATGGCACGGTTACCCGAAGAGAATATTGGTTTGTtccgaaatatatattatacatacgtattttaactgtaatataataataatttattgatataaaaaatattgataatttaatgtattaacaTACGTATTGGGGGAGGGGTGAGGTTGGGGGAAGGGAGAGTACACACCTTAGCTTACGCGGACGACATAGTCATGATGGCGGAGAATGAGGAGGAGATGGGGAGTATGATAGAGAGGCTGGAGGGGTATTTGGAAAGGAAGAGGCTGGAGCTAAATTTAGGTAAGACTAAGATTCTGAGGTTTAGAAAGGGGGGAGGAAGGATGGGGAAGAAAGTATGGAGGTGGAGAGGGAAGGTGATAGAAGAGGTAAaggaattcagatatttagGATATACGCTGAAGAGGAACGGAAAACAGGGAGAGCATGTAAGAGAAAGAGTAAAGAGGGCAGCGGCTATAATGGGGCAGGTGTGGGGGATAGGTAAGAGAAGGTTTGGGAAGGATTGGGGGAGGAGAATGTGGCTTTTCGACAGATTGGTATGGACGGTGATGGGATACGGAGCGGAAATATGGGggtggaaagaaagaaagaagatggAGAAATTGGAGGAGAGATACATGAAGTGGGTGTTGGGGGTAGACGGAAGAACGCCGGGATATATGATAAGGGAGGAGTTGAAGAGGGAAAAATTGAGAGGAAGAGCAGGGAAAAGGGCGTGGGATTTTGAGAGAAGACTGGAAGGGGGGAAGGGGAGTGAGCTGGCGAGAAGGTGCTGGGGGGAGATGAGGGAAAAAGTAGGAAAGGGAAGGGCAAACTCAGAatgggagggagagaggagaAAGTTCTTCGAGGAAAGGGGAATAGagacggaggaggaggagggaagGAGGGAAAAAGAGGATTTAGAATATGGGGAGATTAGAAAAAAGGACAGGGAGATacaggagagagaaagagaggaaaagataGGAGGATCAAGATACAATAGATGGTATGGAAAGGTGATAGGAGAGGGGGTACCGGGTTATCTTAAAAAGGGGTGGGGAGAGAGTAGATGGAGGAGAGTGGCGAGGTTTAGGTTGGGAAGTGAAATGAGGGAGGGAAGGTACTGGGAGACGGAGGAGAAGAGGAAATGCAGGTTATGTGGAACGGAGGAGGAGACATGGGAGCATGCGTGGGAGAGTTGCAGGGAATGGAAGGAGGGAGGAGGAAGTTGGCAGGAACAAGTGGGAAAGATTTTGGGAGAAGAGGGGGAGGGAGAATGGTGGATGAGAGAGATAGAGGAGGAGAGGAAAAGGGAGGAGAgtgggagggagagagggggagaggaagaggggagggggggagggagagagagtgagagagagagagggagggagagagagagagagagagagagagagagagagagagagagagagagagagagagagagagagagagagagagagagagagagagagagagagagagagagagagagagagagagagagagagagagagagagagagagagagagagagagagagagagagagagagagagagagagagagagagagagagagagagagagagagagagagagagagagagagagagagagagagagagagagagagagagagagagagagagagagagagagagagagagagagagagagagagagagagagagagagagagagagagagagagagagagagagagagagagagagagagagagagagagagagagagagagagagagagagagagagagagagagagagagagagagagagagagagagagagagagagagagagagagagagagggagagagagagtcggGGAAGGAACGGGAATAAAAGATGGAGATAAGAAAGGCGAGAGGAAACGGAAGTCACCTTTGcgagcgtgtgtgtgtgtgtataggtAGAAGGGAAAAGGGAAAGGGCGCAGCCGGATGAAAGCATGTTGGACGGCAGGGCGTCTAGACCCGGATCTCGCAGTCGGGAGGATAAGGGCAGGAGTagtataagataattttaaggaTAGTCTTAAGTAGGTTTAGTAATAAGGTTAGAGTTAAGAATAATTGTAAGGATAGTTATAAGTTAGgtttaaataaatgtgtatTGAGGATTAACCCCAAGGGGAAAATAAAGACACTACTACTACATacgtattgtatattttttgtatttgtattctGTATttgtaacagaaaaaaaagatattttttatacgttgCAGATTCGCAAAACAATATAGATAATGATATAGATCGAGAAATAATagaagacaattttttaaatgacttTGCGGGCGGTTCGACCACAGGTAAATTCTATATTCTTCTAATAATTTAGtgatgtattaatatatactgtatattttttgaatttaacaaaaaaaaaaaaaagatatttgttaTACATTGCAGATTCACAAAACGATATAGAACGAGAAATAGTAAACGATAATTCTTTAAACGACTTCACGAGCGTTACGGCCACAGGTAAATTCCATTCTTCTAACTAGAAACTCTCCTGATACTTTgtgagagagcgagagagagagaaagagagggggggggggagagagagaatcttatttcaaaatttatgtgcTATGTAATGTGTTTTGTTTTGTAATGTATTCTGTAATGTATTCttgattttattacatactttttattttttattttcaatttatctctCAATTGACAGCATTATTAGAAACGACGGCTGCCGATTCAGTCTTAGTAACGGATAATATTGAAAGAACACCTCCACGTCGTGGAAGACCTCCTCGCATACGTGGTCGCAATCTGAGTAGAGGtagatgattttttttccaatattcaCTTAAAAGTAACTtgttttgcgaaaaaataaCTGGTTTCATAGTTCGCatttgctttataaaaaatattgtacgaaatattaaatatttgtacgaaatatgaaaatatgaaaaatatttgaataatttgcatCTCAggtgaaaaagaaatgattatAGATAACTTTTGTATTCTAGCTGTTGAAATAACTGCAACGTCGCAGATCCAAGTAACCGATGAAGGTATGTACTTCATATaattgtgaataaaaaaatatatacgtacatttgtatttattgatctttttgttatatttaagaattaggatttaatatgtttattattttaatacatatgaaGATTTGAATGCTGGACTTACGGTTAGAGGTGGCAGAAGTCGCGGTAGGCCTCCTAGCCGTCGCAGACGACGCGGTAGACTTGCAACATTAGCTTACGAAATTCGAGAAGTGGGaggtaagaaattatttatttatttatctcataatgtagaatttaatatagatgaaagagaaatatttataaatttttgtattctaGTTACTGGAACGTCCCCGACTCAAGTCAACGCTACTAATATCttagaaagtatatatttcataattgaaaattaaagaatagaTTATAAGA
The nucleotide sequence above comes from Linepithema humile isolate Giens D197 chromosome 4, Lhum_UNIL_v1.0, whole genome shotgun sequence. Encoded proteins:
- the LOC105667862 gene encoding uncharacterized protein translates to MALPLSPIDAFEEGLQIIQEEADMMSAEYPAVLHFIMYLRRTWLPIKDKVSVFDTSIRTNNFVESFHFAILRKFGGIHPNIWNFLHHLSGLITDQEINIVRLTEGLNVKRARVRYDMIRDKRIAKAQFLLTLGRYSLKEFLLALSNMARLPEENIDSQNNIDNDIDREIIEDNFLNDFAGGSTTGKFYILLII
- the LOC136999538 gene encoding uncharacterized protein, whose translation is MRDSIGTYILKSPHNHPADETIQQQIEIKQEILQMFRETSMKPKEIFDTVCRRNPVAAAKISYPVVRSLLNREQKRRKLELPQTITEFDLILSNYQPVQHIFKGTVTSDEGYKAVIFTSDVLLNTLVTATEIYIDGTFSVIPREPSFAQLYTIHARYMDMGIAVLFVLCEKRTMGLYNAIWQKVKELCPNALQQVELVMSDYERAAMTIAKQIFPESRIIGCWLY